In Globicephala melas chromosome 20, mGloMel1.2, whole genome shotgun sequence, the genomic window CCTAACTTCCCATCTCCCGGGCGGTCGCGCCAACGGCCCTTCGGCCCCCGGCGCCATGAGGCCGGGCGCCCAACCAAGACAAAGGCCGCCGGGGTCTCCGCCTTGGAGCCCGGCCGGCGCGCGACCTCCCCGTCCGCTCGGCCGGCCGGCGCCCTCGCCCTCCAGCCCGGTTGGCCGCCTGGCTGCCCGCCCCGGCGCCGCGCCGCCGGCCCGTTCCCCTGCCGCGGCCCGCCACCCGGCCTCCGCACTCACCCTGCTGTAGGGCGCCGGCCGGTTtctgccgccgccgcccgccgcgcCGCGGGCGATGGCCGGCCGGTTCCGAATGGGTCCGCCGCCTCGGTTCACTCGCGCTGCGGCCTGCGCCCCGCCTCCGCGGCCGCCCTGGGAGCCGGCCCGGCCGCGGCCCCTGCCCCCGCCGCGGCCGCCTCGCTGGCTCCGGTTCAGTTTAATGATGTCGTCCAGAGACATATCCATTTTGTCGGCCATGGCGGGCGCGGAATCGGCCTCGGCTCGAGCCCGCGCGTCAGCACGTCGGCACGTCACTTCCTGCGCCGCCCGGGGTTTTCCGGTGCCGCGTCCTCGGAGCGGCCGTGGATTGGCTGTGGGTCGGTGGCGTCGGCAAGGAGCGAGGCGGCGCGTGCGCGCTGGGCCAAGGGGCTCGGCAGGCGCCGCTGAGAATTGCCGGGCCGCGGCCGCAGTCGTTTACATACCTTCCCGCGCGGCGCCGGCGCTGCCAACTGAAAGCGGGTGGGGCGGCGCGCGATTAGGTCGGCGGGGGTGAGGCCGTTGGGGCGGGGCCGGGCGTGCCGACcctcccttgcccctcccccaccgctcCCAGACCCCGCACCCCAGTCCCGCAGCGGGGAGCGGGTGCGGCTTGCGCGACCTGGCCCGGGGTTGTTACGGCGTGACCTCGTAGGGAGCGGGCGTGGGTCTCCATCTCTCACCCCGTCAGTCATGTCCCTTTCAGAAGTTGCGCAGAGCACGTTTTTGCAATTGTTAACGGTATCCGACGCGCCTTTCTCTGGACGCCCGCGCAGAAGTGCGGTGTTGCCAGACGCCTTGAGCGTCCTGGTCTCCCGAGGAGTcggtcccagccccagcccccttGTAGACAGCTTGTGCTGCCCTTCGGCGGCGACTCGTGCCTGCGCTGACCCTCTGGCTCGGGGCGGCACTCCTTCATTGGCTCACAAGTGCTGTAGCTCCGCGTACTCAACGGAGCCTCGTGGTCTCTTTCCTCCCCGCAGGCTTCCCGCGCCATGAAGGTGAAGATCAAGTGCTGGAACGGTGTGGCCACTTGGCTCTGGGTGGCCAACGACGAGAACTGCGGCATCTGCCGGATGGCCTTCAATGGCTGTTGCCCGGACTGTGAGTGCACCCTGCCCGCTCTCTCTCGAGCTTTGCCTACCCTTCGGCCTTGACGTGTCCCTAGAAATACCTGCGCAGCGTCCCTAGGGTTTGGTTTCCTTTCCCCAGGAAAAGTTAATAGAGAAAAGCCAGGCTATTTGGGCCCATATTTGTACAAAGACCCCGTCAAAAGTTTTGTAAGAAAAAGAGCACAGCTTCCTATCCTGATGGAAGTCGCTATGAGACACGTGGAACAAAAAGTTGTGTTAAAaccttttatttgaaaattctcaAGCGAACACAAAAACGTAATGTAATAAGGTCATCCCCCATGCAGCACATAGAGCAGTGAGTAACATgtgtctatatttgtttttgcccAGATGTTTTAAAGTTAATGCTAGATGTGAAGCCTCACCCCACTCACTTCAGCTGCGTCTCTAAATGTAGTGCTGACTTTTACCCACCACTGTTGTCACATCAGATAACATGACGATAGTTCTTTACTGTTGCCCCTCATTCCTAGtccttattcagatttctttagttgtttccaaatgtcttttttttgcggtacgcgggcctctcactgttgtggcctctcccgttgaggagcacaggctcagcggccatggctcacgggcccagccgctccgcggcatgtgggatcctcccggaccggggcacgaacccgcgtcccctgcatcggcaggcggactctcaaccactgcaccaccggggaagccccccaaatgtctttttattattgggtGGGGTGAGCCAGGACCCAACGTGTGATCACTTTGTTCCTTTGCTACTTAATCTAGAGCAGTTCTGTTTCGAGTTCtctgtccctttttaaaaaagacatctaATTATTTCAGAAAGTGTTGTCTTGCAGAATGCCTGCGCTCGGGTTTTATCAGATTTCTTCTTGGTGGTGTCTTTTGCATTGTTCCTTTGTCCCCACTGTATTCTGTGAAGTGAAAGTGTTTGGTTATATATTTGGGTCAGAAGCAGATTTTTGCACCAGTGAATTTAGTTTTTAGTCAGACCCAACTGAAAGGATCTGAGGCTTTGCCTAGGGGACAAGGGTGGTCCCAAGAGAGAAGTGGGACTTGGGGACTGATGAGAAGTCAGTGACCAGGCCTGTCACTGTGGGGCTGTGAGCATTGGAATAATCATAGGTTTTTGCTTCTTACCATGAAATTGAAATTATTGAATTGTAGTGCAAATATCATTTTATCTTAGTCTTAATCTTTACATCTCCTGAGAGGAAATGTCATCACTCAGGGGCTAATCTATCCTGATTTAATCAAACAGGTGGGATATAATCTTGGGAAGTCAGTGATTGGCTCTACTTGATGAGGTTTTACATAACAGGGAAGGAAAGTAGAAGCACAAGGTCTGGCTTGGTTTAATCCATTTAAAACCACCCTTCCTAAGGGTACAGCACAGGCTGTGGGTAGGTACTTGCAACTTCCTCAGCAGCAGATTGTGACCTCTGAACAGAAAAGTCCTCGGAAGCATTTATGTGGCCATTCCCTCGGCCTAATGTGGGCCAGTGAGCCTTTGTGTCTGAGATGGCACCAGGGGCCGCATCCCAGTGTGCGGTGCTTGCTCACGTGTGCTGGCTGCTAGGAAGAGGGGGTTTAAGAGTCTGAACTTTGGACCTGCTGGTTATGAGGTTAGAGTGAGCCAGTTGTAATGAGCAAAGTGTTTGGCTAGGCCAGGGCGCTTTCTATACAGATCAAGTGACACTGGGTTTCTCTCTGCTGAAATGGAACTCCTATGGAGAATCCAGAGTGACTCAGGCTGTCATAAATCTGCTCCTCGTCCCTGGGTTTTGGGAGTGAAAGTCTTGTTAAGAAGATTCCACCGGCACTGGCATGAGTCACTGTCGGCTTGCACTTGTGCTGTCAGATGCCCCGGCGGGCTGCCTCCAGGAGCCCTCCCTCAAACGGACAGGATGGCTGGGTACCCCCACCAATAGGCTGGCTGGCCCCTGCTCACCCTCTTCCAGACTCTGTTTGTAGGGACTAATGTGTTAGGGGTGATTCCAAGCATAGTTCTGCTGAGGTTGGAAAGACCCTGGGTGGGTGGGAACCAATATAAATCAGGTGTCACACTCTGtgggttcctggcacagagtccTACTCACCCCACCCCCCTGGCCTGGGAAGCAGAGTGAGTTAGATCGTTTTGTATTTGCCaagtaaattattttctgtttgttttgtcatAAAAGTTTCAGAAAGGGTGTGGCGTTTCGTTattgaaaggatttttttaaaagattgaggaACACTGCCCCAAACCAAAGAGTAGAAAGATGGAAGTGCCCATCCCTTCTGGCTCCGTGGGGTTTAGGTACCACTGTGGGGCAGGGGCTGCTTGCGAATTGGGAAGGAGCTGAGTGTTTTCAGCAGACATTGAAGGATATTTAAGACCTGGCACCCATACCAGCCTCCTGGTCCCTTCAGGCAGTGGCATCTGCCTTCGTGAGTCGTGTGGCCCTGGCCTCCTGTCTGTCAGGTCGGGTAACGGAGGCTGCGGGAGCACCGTGAGGTTGGATGAGAGCACAGGCCAGGTTCCCAGCCCCTTGTGCAGCTCGGAGCAGGTGCTACATGAGGTTTTGAGAGCATTGTCATGTGGCTCAGCCATGGTGTTATCTCTTTAACGCATCGTACAGTCAACTGTCCCTGTGTTTGGTGTCAAGAGTGAGGACCAGGACCACAGGTGACCAGCCCAGCCCTGTGGTCACAGGGGTTCAGCCCTGCACTTAGGAACTACTTCGTGGACAGGATGTACCCTGTTCACCCTGGCTTGTCCGGCTGGTCCACCGTGTTTATGTGCTAGTGACATCTGGATACAGCTCGTGTTTGATAGGCGTGAAGGGCCCCCAGGGCAATGATTGGGGGAATGACACCCCTAAGAGAGGGTGGAGAAAGCAAGCTGCAGCTCCTTAATGCCCATGGGGACCTGACTCGAGGCTGGGGGAGGCCACTGTGCTCTGCTGGCACCAGCTGCGTGATGGCTGGGGGAGGCCATTGTGCTCTACTGGCACCAGCTGCGTGATGGGGTTTTCTAGATTCTTGAAAATCAGAGAGAGGCTAGTTTCTCTTGATGACAGGCAGTGTAGCGTGtcctctctgtgccaggccctctcCACAGAGGTAGCATTTCCAGGTGTGTGGGGTGGAGTGCCAGCAGCAGGTGCCCTGGGCCTTGGAGGTAGGATCCTTTTAGGctagaaatggagaggaaatggAAGGTAGTGCTGTATCACTCCCAGCTGCCACCAGCCCACTCCCTGGTACTGCACTGGGTCCCTGCTGCCTAAGGACGGAGCCATCTAGGTCCCAAGGCCCCAGCCCACCTCACCTTGATCAAGAGGAATAGTTCACCGCTCAGAGGCGGGTCACCTCTGCAGGCTCCTTGACACACTGATGTAACCTTCTTGGCATCACAGGTGCCAGGTGATAGTGGCAGAGCTGTGGTGTGTCTGCAGATGGGCCCAGCCCCTGGGAGGCCAGAGCTCTTCCTGCCGCTGAGCTCCCTGAGCTGCTCCCCCTTGCGAGGGGAGAGTGGAAGCAGGAGCAACCTGGGTGGGCTTTGCAGATGTTTACCTGGGGCAGCTGCACGGCAGAATCTGTGGTTTCACTCCTGAAACCTGTCCTCTCTAAGACACAAGGCCACCCTGGGTGCACATCCCCCACCTGGCTTGTCCCGAGCTCTGTGACTCACTAGTCCTCTCATCCCACCCGCAGGCAAGGTGCCAGGTGACGACTGCCCGCTGGTGTGGGGCCAGTGCTCGCACTGCTTCCACATGCACTGCATCCTCAAGTGGCTCAATGCGCAGCAGGTGCAGCAGCACTGCCCCATGTGCCGCCAGGAGTGGAAGTTCAAGGAGTGAGGCTGCGCTGCCTTACTCGCCCCTCGCCCTGAGACGGCCCCACCCCCACATTGGCTCTGGGTGGCCATGGTTTCCACTGGGACAGTCCCCTTTGGGCTGTGACAGGGTTGAAACGAGGACTGGAGCTGcgtttgtttttttccatcacAACACTGACACTTTTATCCAATAAGTAAAACTCATTAAACCACatgagcctggccagaggcctCCTGTTGCTTGTTTTCTTGGTGCTGAGGCTGTCTTGGTGTGCGCCGAAATGAAAACTCTCATGAATAAACATCTCGATGTGTTTCCACGAGGCCCTGAGTCACATCCCCTGGAGGAGAAGGAGCTTGGGATCAGCCGGAGGAGCCGGGGTAGGAGGGACGGGCTCAGCGGCTTGAAGAGACTAGCCGTGCGGAGGCCTGGGGACTACTCTTCAGGCTGGTCGTTAGGACCCTGGCAGGACACAGCTAGTGGCCACTGCTTTGGTTCCTCCTGCCGGTGGGCCTTCCCTGAGCAGGTGCTGGTGGTGCTGAACCGGCTCTGCTGAGGCAGCTGTGATGGCTTTTCTTGATCCCTTTCTCCCCTGCTCCAACTGAAAGCCAGCTCCTTGTCAGGGCTGATGTCCTTGACGTTAGGATGTGTCCGCAGGTGTCTGAGGGTCTCCCTTCCTAGGGAAGGACAGCCGTTGGGCCATCTTTGAGCACTTCTGTTCCACCACAGCTCCCATGGGGTGGTGGCCCCTGGGGGGCAGCGATCCCAGACCTAATGGTCTTGTGCAGCTTCTGGGTGGAGACCGCTGCAGGCTGCATGTCTTGTGAGCACTGGCTCCTTCCAGTCTATTCTCGATGACCTCTCCCCTCGGGGCCACTGTCCTGTAGCTGGTTGCTGAGCACGTTTATGCTACTCTACCTGTCCCCAGTCCCCAGGCGAGAAGACTGGGCAGTGCATGGTCACCCATGTGGTACCATGCTTCCCATCTGAACATTGTGCCCAGAGGAAAGGAAGCCCTCACAGAACCTGGAGGTCATGTGCTCCTTGCCCAGAAACCCAACTGCCAGGGCCCTTGTGCTggtgtctgtcctgggaaggcacGTGGCCAGGATGTTTGGAAAGTGTGAGCAGGAGGACGGTTGGCTGAGCAAGCCTAATGGCTGACGtcacctgctgtgtgccctccATCTTGGACCCTTGGGTTCAGCCTCCTGGGTGCTCCTACTTAGCTGCCAGTTTCTAGGCAGCAGCTCTACTCTAGGGGCCTGTCTACACTGTCTGGATGCAGGGTCACCAAGGAGCTCACAGACCAGTAAGAAGACTAGCCCTCACTGAGAAGTGGGCTGTGGCAACTGTACAGGGTCCCACTGCAGGGCCTGGCCTCCATCTGGCCTACCCCCAGTCCGCCTCCCCTCCCTGAAGTCCTTCCTTCCCTGGGGAATGCTCTCCTGTGACAGGAAGTACCCACATGCCTGGGGTGCCAGACCCTGAGCCCAGCCTCCAGGCTTTTAGCCTTCCTGCACTGGGACAGGTGCACTCACCCCAGAGGGGTCCACAGCTTGCCACAGGTCACATGGTCCTCCTGGCAGGCCACTGCCCCTTCCCTGCCGGGTGGGCTCCTCTCCACTCTTTCCTGGGTTCCAGCCCAGTCCTTCCAGGGCCTGCTTGGTCCCCTTGAGCTGGACACACAGCTGCCtgccaggccctgcacacacccagAGTCCAGCCATCTGCCCTCTCCCGGGAAGCTCAGGGGCCACACCAGGTCCTCTCAGGATCCCATAACCTCAGCTCTCTTTCCGCCATGGTGGCACAGGATCACAGCACCTGCCTTTGCAAATGCTCTCCCCTGGCTTCCCCTCATCTCTCCTGTGAGCCATTCTGCCTGTCCTGCCATCAGCTCTGAGGACCAGACCAGTTGTTGAAACTGACTTCTGGCCCCAGGCCCTCCCAGACTTCCCTGCCTCCTCAAGAAGCCCTTGTCCTCTGGTCAGTTCCCCTTTAGGGTGGGAACTGCTCGTTTGTCCCCTGGGCACAGTGCAGCCAGTGgctctctctccagcctcttgAGTGCTGGGGACCTCCGGGGGTGACTCGGGGCTGGGGCGCCATCGGACTGGTTGAGGGTTCAGTGCAGCACTGCTGCCCCCGCTCCCACTGAGGCCAGACCCAGGAGGGACCAAGGTTGGTGGGAGTGGCCTGGGGGCCGCCTCCCAGTAAGAGCAGGCAGGGTCAGAAACGGGGAGgtgggccggggtgggggagaagggggcGTCTCCACCAAGCTCTCGACCATCTGTTCCTCCAGCGCGCCCCTGTGCCCAATAGGCGCTGACCCCATGGGGCTTCTCCCTCTGGGATGCGGAGGCCCCTGCGTCCCGGCGTCCGCCCTCGCACCTCGCCCCGCCCAGCCGCAGATATAAGGCGCCGTTGCTGCTGTTTCGCGCCCCGCCGCCCGCGTCCCCATGGCCGGGCTTGCGATAGTGGTGGCCGCCGCCTTGGCGCTGTGCCTGCTGCTGGCGCCCCCCGGCCTCGCGTGGTACAAGCAGGCGGCGGGGCCGGCCTACTACTCCGTGGGTTGCGCCGCGGGGCTGTTGTCCGGCTTCCGCAGGTCGCCGTACGCGCGGCGCTCCGAGCCCCCCCGTGGGCACGGGACCCCCGGGACGGGCTGGCGCCTTTCCCGGAGCTGCGCCCCAGCCTGCGGAGCCTTGTGAGTACTGGGCGCTGGAGGGTGCGGGGCGCTGGAGGGGTGCGGACGCCCCCTcatcctccccccgcccccaggccgtGTGCGTCGAGGACGTTACCCGGAACCTGCAGAGCTGCGAGCGGCTCCCCGACGGCCGAGCCATGTTCCAGTGCAAGGCCGACGTCTTCCTGTCACTCCGCGCCGCGGACTATCTTAGCACGTGAACCCCGATCCCGGAACGTGGACCTGGCCTGGCTCCCGCGGGCACACCCTGGGGCCTGCCCTTGCCCTGGCACCAGATGGCACCCAGTACCGCCCACCCATCCCCATAGTAAATGgcttaatgaataaatgagactCGCAGCCTCTGGGGGGGCCGGTGGCCCAGCAGACGGAGTGGGCAAGTACCTGTGAATCTCCAAACCGGACTCTGGCCACCTAGGAGCACAGACAGCAACTAGGGCCCTTAGGCCAACAGGCTTCACGGAAACACCTGCAGAGGAGCTCCCAAGCCCCACTGCTGGCAAAGTGCTGCTGGGCCTCCAGCTGTATCGGCCCCAGACATCTTCTGGAGCCCCACATCTGGCTCTGCAAGGCTGCTCTCCAtgtcccccacctccagcccctacCCGACACCTCCCTGCCTTTGTCCACGCAGCTCCTGGATCCTCCCAGGAGGTGGTGCCTGGGTCGCCCACTAGCCATCAAGTCTATTAGGCCAGCTCAAATGTCCTGCCTTACAAAAGCTTCCCCTGAACACTCCACACCGGGAGGCCCTCCTGCCTCAAATCCTAGGTTTCTTGAGACCAAATATCTCCCTTACCAGAGGGGCAGCTCTGGGGTCACTCTTCTTGGAGCCCCCCAAAATTCCTCAAAGTACACAGCACAGGACAATACTTGTGCCAAGTGAATGAATAGGCTGGGCCCAGCAGGAGTGGGAAAGCAGCCAGATGTGCAGCTCCAGGACCAGGAGGGGCTGCACCAGGGGGATGACAAAGCTGGGCGCCACTGGAGCTGAGTCCTGAATCTGACGTCAGGCAGCTGGCTCCTCCCAGGCCTGGGAACTCTTTGTTCAGCCCTCCCTAGACCCACAGGGAAGCAGATATCCCCAAAGCAATGGGTGCTGCCCCACCTTGAAGAGGGAGGGGCTGTGTAGGGCCAAAGCTCCTGAGCACAGCTGCCTTGTGCcagcctccccccacctcacACTCAGGCTAATTCCCTAATTCACTTGTGGGCATCTTAGCAGGTTGatttgccctccccacccccaatgaAGTTGACTTGAGTCCTTGGcctgagccctggtcccagaggtCTGCAGCCTGTCTCAGtggtgtcccccacccccatgggGCCTTGCCAGCTGGACCCACCGGCCCTCCACTTAGGCTGGGGGTGGGACCCGCAATCCTGCTGCACCTGGTGGACCAGTCTCTGGAGGAGCCCACCTCCTGGACCCCCAGGCCCTGAGTCTCCTCCAACCGTGCGTGGCTCACCTGGGGCTTCCTGACTGCTGCTGTGGACTGCTCCCCAGTCCTCACCTTGCGGTGCCACCCAGCAGGGGGTTCTCAGCAGGCCTAGGGCTGACTCCAGTCTCAAGAGGAACCCTCTGGCCTATCCTGTGTCCCACACTTACATCAGTCTACAGGGGACTGGCTGATCCCTGCCGCCCAGGGATCTGAGCGTGGGAAAgtctggcatcactgggctcctGAAATTGGGGGcccaggtggggtgggggtgcagGGAGGGCCTTGTGCCTCTCACAGCTTAGTGAGCTCCCCCTACTCGAGGAGGGAACAAAGGAAGCAAGGCAGCAGCTGCCCGGCCAGGGTGCGTGCACCGTAGTCCCCCACAGCAGCTTCCTGCACGGGTTCTAGGCTGGACCTTAAGGACCAAAAGAAAGGACAGGCCCACCTTCCAGAAGTAGTGACCGCTGGCCAGGGGCTCCCATGGGGCCGGGCCACAGGGTACTCCAGCCCCATCTGGCTCAGCAGCGCAGGGCAGAGGCCATTCTGGAGGAAACTGGCAGAGGACTGAGAAAACATCACAGTCCTCACTCTTGACCACCACAGAGCCATAAACCACTGCCACTgttcccccccaaccccatcaAGAGGTGCCCGGGGTCAGCACCCTGCAGCCACGGCGCTACTCCAAGTGTGCCCTGACTTGGGTGCAGAAGACCCTGAGATTCTGCGGATTGGGCCAGGGAGCAGCCCCTAATTCCTTCCTGGATCAGGCAGCTCTATGTGGGCCGCGGGGTGTCAGCCTCTCATTTTCCCCATGACAGACCCTGGGGCCAAAGGTACTCTGTTGGtccttgcctccctcccctttttttGTCGCCTGCCACGTGGGAGACAGCTGGAGATGTCTGGGGGCCCAGATCTGGGGGGTTCCTTGCTGCCATCATGCTGCCTGCTGGCCCCCTCCTTGCTGGGTGGGCAACGGGGAGCACGGCCAAGGTGGTGGGTTTCCTGGTCCTGCCCTGCAGGGTTGAGAGCCTGAGGCAGAGCACCTCCTAGCAGGTTTATTCGGTTGCACACCAGCTGGTCAGGTACAAAACCGAGAACAGTCTGTGGGGAGGCTGGCCCGGGAAGCAGGGGGTGCAGCGTCCGGGCGACAGGCCCCGGGGCACCAGGGACAcactgcagggcagaggccactcATGTGGGAGGTGGCATGGTCTGCACTctgaggaggaaagggggaggggcccTGGGTCACTGCTCCCTGACGCTGGCTCCCACGGAGGCCGGGCGGGCAGGAAGGCCACGGCCTCGAGCTGGGCGGTGGGGGGCATCCAGGGTCTGCAGGAGCTTCCTGGGGGCAGAATGGAGAGCAGCAGCGGAGCCGAAAGGATGGAAACTGGGCCTTTCCGGGCACGCAGGGTGGCACCCCTCTGTTGAAGGTGCCCCCTGCTCATCCTGCCTGTTGGGCTGCTCCACTGTGCTGGATCCCCTCACTGTGCAGCTCggcagg contains:
- the ANAPC11 gene encoding anaphase-promoting complex subunit 11 is translated as MKVKIKCWNGVATWLWVANDENCGICRMAFNGCCPDCKVPGDDCPLVWGQCSHCFHMHCILKWLNAQQVQQHCPMCRQEWKFKE
- the NPB gene encoding LOW QUALITY PROTEIN: neuropeptide B (The sequence of the model RefSeq protein was modified relative to this genomic sequence to represent the inferred CDS: inserted 1 base in 1 codon) → MAGLAIVVAAALALCLLLAPPGLAWYKQAAGPAYYSVGCAAGLLSGFRRSPYARRSEPPRGHGXPRDGLAPFPELRPSLRSLAVCVEDVTRNLQSCERLPDGRAMFQCKADVFLSLRAADYLST